The following DNA comes from Populus trichocarpa isolate Nisqually-1 chromosome 19, P.trichocarpa_v4.1, whole genome shotgun sequence.
GACTTCACTCATCTTCTCCACTTCTCAATTTCCCTTGAAGTTGCTTTGACTAGCTTCTTGGTGTTGATGACCAGCTCATCAATAAGGGAACCAACCTCATCACTGATAATTAACAACAcgaagaaaaattaattgaagaaaaaattaaacttaaaaaatcccAATACTGTTATTTGCAAAGCACAATATATGCACATAAGACACCAGTTACTGGCACAACTTTTGCTTATTAATACTCTTTCAAATCTTTTGCTTATTAATAAACATGTTAACAAGCAGCAACACCAAATCCAGCCTCATTAGTTAATGAGAACAAATCTCTAACAAACAGTAAAAAGTCTGGCATGACCCAGAAGCTGAGTGAGAAGAATGAGATGTGATCAtgcaaattataataaagaaacaTCAAAAACACATACATGTATATAGAAGCATGTGTGTACTTCACATGCCTTTGTGGAGTAATGGGGAGAGGTGACAATGGTCTAatcgaaaatataaaaaaattatgaattcacAACCAATGCGTGTCTCGTCATATGTTTTCATTATATCTAGTGTGTAAAATTATTTGcatcaaacaaataaatgaatttgaaagaaactGTATTGAGAagcaatttataaaattcatgcaTTTTGTGAACCCAATAATTCTAACCATTGAAAAGTGAGAACAGAAGAGACACTGAATCACAGCATCAAACAAAATCCTTAACGTtgtccaaaatataaaaagaatcacATTTTCACAAATTATTGTTACTATCACAAACATGGTTGTAACAGCCCGGCCCAACCTGccatatattgtccgctttgtgccttaccgccctcacggttCTGTTCCTGGTGACGCAAGTCCAGTTCTGAGCCTGACGCCTCAAAACGCGTATGACAAGTTGGCAACCAGCACTCTTAATAAGGCCAGCCACCACtccctcacccgccgatgtgggatattacaatccaccccccTTAAGGAGCCCGATGACCCCGTCGGCACAACCGGATAGCCAGTGaggtcggctctgataccaaatgtaacagcccggccaaacctgccatatattgtccgctttgggccttaccgccctcacggttttgttcctggtgacgcgagcccacttcTGAGCCTGACGCCCCAAAACGTGTATGACAAGTTGGCAACCAGCACTCTTAATAAGACCAACTACCACTCCCTCACCcgtcgatgtgggatattacaaagGTTGtccataatataaaaagaatcacATTTTCACACATTATTGTTACCATCACAAACAAGGTTGTAACAGCCCAGCCCAACCTGccatatattgtccgctttgggccttaccgccctcacggttttgttcctggtgacgcgagcccacttcTGAGCCTGACGCCCCAAAACGTGTATGACAAGTTGGCAACCAGCACTCTTAATAAGGCTAGCTACCACtccctcacccgccgatgtgggatattacaatccaccccccTTAAGGAGCCTGACGACCCCGTCGGCACAACCGGACAGCCAGTGaggtcggctctgataccaaatgtaacagccGGGCCAAACCTGccatatattgtccgctttgggccttaccaccctcacggttttgttcctggtgacATGGGCCCACTTCTGGGCCTGACACCCCAAAACGTGTATGACAAGTTGGCAACCAGCACTCTTAATAAGGCCAGCTACCACTCCCTCACCCgcgccgatgtgggatattacaaaggttgtccaaaatataaaaagaatcacATTTTCACAAATTATTGTTACTATCACAAACAAGGTTGATACGtgtgaacaatattttgttctaaacTTTGTATaatgaaatttcattttcatccaaTCTTCTCATATATATCACCAACTAGCAAATCCCATTCACACACTGCATCACCAGCATGGCCGGCCCCAGAAAGAGTCATTTAGAATGCATTATCATCTTACTATTTTCAGGCaatccaaaccaaaccaaatttaatttaatttctatgcaGCCACTGATCTCCCATTCTTGATGATTAATTTCAGTAAATGCAAACTTAATTGGTTGTCTGAACAAGGCTTCCCCTGCTAGAGTAGAAAAGGCTCCCAGAAAAACTAATGCAAAAGAAAATGGCAAGTTCTCAAAGTGCTTTCTACTTATACCGCTGCAGCAGGTTAGTGAATGTTCTGCTTAACACATCAAGATAAAACAAGATCCATCTAAACAAGTTCAGTGCCGTTGAAAACGTGATTATATACTTACTGAGTTGGAAGATTTACAGGACCACGAAAATGCTTGCCAACATTAGAGTATCTCCGTTTCTCATCATGAGCTACACCCCTCCCCACACCATAGCCAAATCCGTAACCAATCCCACATCCAGCACCCAATCCAATGCCAAACTGTAAACCAGGAATACCAGGACCAAACCCAACACCTGAAGAATTGACCATTTAAAACctcaataaaacacaatatgatgataaagatcatcatcatcacatatAAGATaaaaagcaacacaagctgCAGCCACCAAATAGAAATATTAAATGCAGTCAAATAGCCCAACTAagactcaaaaaaaaaaaaaaggccaattGAGAGTATCGAAGTTTCAGTCTTTCTCTAGAACCCAATTCGGGCAATTAAAAAgtgggatttttcttttttctatgaaGAGATTTGAGAgcacatgaatttttaaaataaaattaacaaactgaTAAACccgggaagaagaagaagaagaagaagtgatggATTACCTCCAACGAGGCCGACACCAAAACCAACACCACAGCCAGCACCAAAGCCGAAAGCAGGACCCACCCTCCCAAGCTCATTAAACCTAACCTCTGGAAGCTTCCATAGCAAACCCTTTTCCTCTTCATCACTCCTGTTGTTGCCGTTATAGGggttcatctctctctctctctctctgctttgATGTTCTGTTTTCGGCGTTGTAGCTTTTTAGAAGTTCACCGAGAGCGTTGGATTTGTCTCTGGATAATTACCCTTCAATTCTTGCAAAGCGGGGATGGAGTATGTTGTTAATGTGATCTGTCTTGGCCAACATACCAACACAACCTTGTAGTTTACAGAATTCTCACTTTCAATCCCTAACTATTAAAACCTTACAATAGTACCCTTTTATGCAACGTTTTGGAGGTTCCAATGCGATGTAGTTATAACCTCCATTCcatacctttttctttcttttcctgctGATGCTCATCTTGCTATCTATCAAACTCCTAAAATCTGGACTTTGAATGCATACAATCACATTTTTCTATGAAAGTgtgaa
Coding sequences within:
- the LOC112325218 gene encoding protein TRIGALACTOSYLDIACYLGLYCEROL 5, chloroplastic translates to MNPYNGNNRSDEEEKGLLWKLPEVRFNELGRVGPAFGFGAGCGVGFGVGLVGGVGFGPGIPGLQFGIGLGAGCGIGYGFGYGVGRGVAHDEKRRYSNVGKHFRGPVNLPTHDEVGSLIDELVINTKKLVKATSREIEKWRR